From the Babylonia areolata isolate BAREFJ2019XMU chromosome 33, ASM4173473v1, whole genome shotgun sequence genome, one window contains:
- the LOC143277039 gene encoding uncharacterized protein LOC143277039: MRFLYLTAVLAVVAAAEWGSLAHAQKDGQALPVPDLSGALGPKSCVDLRDSLERMLYVTFKGSLPRRMLKEVLPGLVDPLLPVMCLHQAGTKWLQQQGPPTSTSARPHSRTKRNIFWPFLAGMAGMTGASSGATKVKDPGDHPPPGMTRNPFKDPGDRPMTLFGMPIKKIKDPGDHPPPAMTGGGEAPPPGEPVPMNPMMSSMLAMMQMMNFNRQMAALTGNNRNGNNGSNNGSNGGAGSSSGGGKLRNGRYFGDIFPTG; this comes from the exons atgcGCTTTCTCTACTTGACGGCCGTTTTGGCTGTGGTTGCCGCTGCGGAGTGGGGCAGCTTGGCGCATGCGCAGAAGGACGGGCAGGCGCTTCCTGTTCCGGATCTGTCAGGAGCCTTGGGCCCTAAGTCCTGTGTGGATCTCAG ggaCAGCCTGGAGAGGATGTTGTACGTGACCTTCAAAGGAAGCCTCCCGCGGCGCATGCTCAAAGAGGTGCTTCCGGGTCTGGTGGACCCCCTGCTTCCGGTCATGTGCCTGCACCAGGCGGGCACAAAATGGCTGCAGCAGCAgggcccccccacctccacttccgCACGCCCTCACTCCCGCACCAAGCGAAATATCTTCTGGCCTTTCTTGGCTGGGATGGCGGGCATGACTGGAGCTAGTAGTGGTGctacgaag GTCAAGGACCCAGGTGATCACCCTCCGCCAGGAATGACCCGTAACCCCTTCAAGGACCCTGGCGACAGACCCATGACCCTGTTCGGGATGCCCATCAAGAAGATCAAAGACCCCGGCGACCACCCTCCGCCGGCCATGACAGGAGGAGGGGAGGCTCCGCCGCCTGGAGAACCCGTGCCCATGAACCCTATGATGTCCTCGATGTTGGCCATGATGCAGATGATGAACTTCAACCGCCAGATGGCTGCCCTGACTGGCAACAACCGTAACggcaacaacggcagcaacaatgGTAGCAACGGCGGGGCGGGGTCTTCGTCAGGAGGTGGCAAGCTTCGAAACGGGCGTTATTTTGGGGATATTTTCCCtacaggctaa